Proteins encoded by one window of Massilia sp. NR 4-1:
- a CDS encoding GAF domain-containing protein — MNQTENLLIKLQDMSQFLASGSLSDNLNEQAAMTAALVGAETCSVMLLNEGDGDEMRMSVCASHGPLPPAALQVKVGRGEGIAGHVLASGRSLLVEDIANSQFAHLARRASDPRRSLMLAPIRIDAKVVGMLNASCSQAKASFSSVDLHLLDVIALFIGKSIQVQQLQSILNSRFTQLAMLQDVRGKVEDSGITAYQRPDQIARILAKSFFKEMTRAGFDSAQIVQAASEIITQLNSNLQRHSERAARREDGALH, encoded by the coding sequence ATGAATCAAACCGAAAACCTGTTGATCAAGCTGCAGGACATGTCGCAGTTTCTGGCCAGCGGCTCGCTCAGCGACAACCTCAATGAGCAGGCGGCGATGACGGCCGCCCTGGTCGGCGCCGAGACCTGTTCGGTGATGCTGCTGAACGAAGGCGACGGCGATGAAATGCGCATGAGCGTGTGCGCCAGCCACGGCCCGCTGCCGCCGGCCGCCCTGCAAGTGAAGGTGGGACGCGGCGAAGGCATTGCCGGCCACGTGCTGGCCAGCGGCCGCTCGCTGCTGGTGGAAGACATCGCCAATTCCCAGTTCGCCCATCTGGCGCGCCGCGCCAGCGATCCGCGCCGCAGCCTGATGCTGGCGCCGATCCGCATCGACGCCAAGGTGGTCGGCATGCTCAATGCAAGCTGCAGCCAGGCCAAGGCCTCCTTCAGTTCGGTCGACCTGCACCTGCTCGATGTGATCGCCCTGTTCATCGGCAAATCGATCCAGGTGCAGCAGCTGCAAAGCATCCTCAACTCGCGCTTCACCCAGCTGGCCATGCTGCAGGATGTGCGCGGCAAGGTGGAGGACAGCGGCATCACCGCCTACCAGCGGCCCGACCAGATCGCGCGCATCCTGGCCAAGTCCTTCTTCAAGGAGATGACCCGGGCCGGCTTCGATTCCGCCCAGATCGTGCAGGCGGCCTCGGAAATCATCACCCAGTTGAACAGCAATCTGCAACGCCACAGCGAGCGCGCAGCGCGCCGCGAGGACGGCGCCCTGCACTGA